A DNA window from Flavisolibacter ginsenosidimutans contains the following coding sequences:
- a CDS encoding RagB/SusD family nutrient uptake outer membrane protein yields the protein MKRFINYIAAIALCITFTQCKKDFLTVTSPSNVDDQFVTSTPSETFKTLSWCYANYRQNCIMGTYRWNDPVGSDAEMYPEEASSNNMNAILRSDLLPINAVSGGFNALYTTLARADKIANLISQKDVYKTDAASGSATAWTQLYGEAITMKAFCYFNLVKHFGDVPYGYENEYVTDYSLNSRFEIYDNLIASLKGVEPLMYKLGQGGITAERFSRTFCDALIGEIALFSGGYQTIRTDIAGLYGNVQFTKKGSEQFSCVYARRTDYLNYYKIAKQYLQAAIDNKGSSTLITSDGRSYANNPFQRHFQYFADLQVSPESLFEVGNIQGGQQVTTSEYPYAFGRPSDGGSTNAAPAKTFGALRIIPTFYYGEYEKGDKRRDPSVTVTGSNGDGNEKMLSFVPGNKSTGGISTNKWDENRMSPPYVASQRNSGMNWPVLRMADVILMLAEVKAELGESDAVALVNQIRERAFGNASHDIGALSGDALKDAVLQERKLELAGEGTRRWDLIRSGKFSEKAVAVRQEMTTMINDIKTQGYHAFSNGNVIPAYVWTKLVNLTNPLTYDVSDSTNPALYPGWRGQYDYSKIANGPKVNGTNHNVAIQGLFRYINPTSAEATTLQSQGYVKTNWGVDIVNNAASYDRNILSGITSAGDPPRYYWPIPSETISKSNGKVSNGYGLPKQ from the coding sequence ATGAAACGGTTCATAAATTATATAGCAGCAATTGCGTTGTGTATCACGTTTACGCAATGCAAAAAAGATTTTCTGACGGTAACCTCGCCGTCCAATGTGGATGATCAATTTGTTACTTCCACACCTTCGGAAACGTTCAAAACACTTTCCTGGTGTTATGCCAATTATCGCCAAAACTGCATCATGGGAACGTACCGGTGGAACGACCCCGTTGGCTCGGATGCGGAAATGTATCCGGAAGAAGCTTCCAGCAACAACATGAACGCCATTTTGCGGTCTGATCTCTTGCCCATCAATGCCGTGTCGGGCGGGTTCAATGCCCTTTACACAACGCTTGCCCGTGCGGATAAAATAGCGAATCTGATTTCTCAAAAAGACGTTTACAAAACCGATGCTGCGTCAGGTAGCGCTACGGCATGGACGCAGTTGTATGGTGAAGCCATCACCATGAAAGCGTTTTGCTATTTCAATTTGGTTAAGCACTTTGGCGATGTGCCTTACGGTTATGAAAACGAATACGTGACAGATTATTCTTTAAACTCACGGTTCGAGATTTACGATAACCTAATCGCTTCTTTGAAAGGTGTAGAGCCACTTATGTATAAATTAGGTCAAGGCGGAATAACGGCCGAACGGTTTTCAAGAACTTTTTGTGATGCCTTGATTGGAGAGATAGCGCTTTTTTCCGGCGGTTATCAAACCATTCGAACCGATATAGCAGGTTTGTACGGAAATGTACAGTTTACTAAAAAAGGGTCCGAACAATTTAGCTGTGTTTATGCGCGGCGTACCGACTATCTAAACTATTACAAGATTGCCAAGCAGTACCTGCAGGCGGCAATTGATAACAAAGGATCGTCTACGTTAATCACATCGGATGGAAGGTCTTACGCAAACAATCCTTTTCAACGGCATTTCCAATATTTCGCCGATTTGCAAGTGAGTCCCGAGTCATTGTTTGAAGTGGGCAATATTCAAGGCGGGCAACAAGTCACCACGAGCGAATACCCTTATGCTTTTGGCCGGCCATCTGATGGCGGTAGTACCAACGCGGCTCCTGCCAAAACCTTCGGTGCGCTTCGCATCATTCCAACTTTTTATTACGGCGAATACGAGAAAGGCGATAAACGAAGAGATCCCAGCGTAACCGTTACGGGCAGCAACGGAGACGGAAATGAAAAGATGCTCTCGTTTGTGCCCGGAAATAAATCAACCGGCGGCATTTCAACAAACAAATGGGACGAGAACCGCATGAGTCCACCATACGTTGCGTCGCAAAGAAATTCGGGTATGAACTGGCCGGTTTTGAGAATGGCTGATGTTATCTTAATGCTGGCCGAAGTGAAAGCTGAATTGGGAGAAAGCGACGCGGTGGCTTTGGTGAATCAAATTCGCGAAAGGGCTTTTGGCAATGCAAGTCACGATATAGGTGCACTGTCGGGTGATGCATTAAAAGACGCTGTGTTGCAGGAGCGCAAGCTCGAACTGGCTGGGGAAGGAACACGCCGTTGGGATTTGATCCGCTCCGGTAAATTTTCTGAAAAGGCAGTAGCCGTGCGCCAGGAAATGACAACCATGATTAACGACATCAAGACGCAGGGATATCACGCCTTTTCCAACGGCAACGTGATTCCTGCTTATGTGTGGACAAAGCTGGTTAATCTCACCAACCCGTTAACGTATGATGTTTCTGATTCTACCAATCCCGCCCTTTATCCTGGATGGAGAGGGCAATACGATTATAGTAAAATTGCAAACGGTCCAAAAGTAAACGGCACCAATCACAACGTAGCCATCCAGGGTTTGTTCCGCTATATCAATCCAACGAGTGCAGAAGCAACAACGTTACAAAGTCAAGGGTACGTCAAAACCAATTGGGGTGTTGATATTGTAAATAACGCTGCCAGCTATGATAGAAACATTCTTTCCGGAATAACATCGGCCGGCGATCCGCCCAGGTATTATTGGCCGATTCCATCGGAGACAATCAGCAAGTCGAATGGAAAAGTTTCCAATGGTTACGGACTACCAAAGCAATAA
- a CDS encoding nucleoside hydrolase-like domain-containing protein: MKPRILVSTDIGGTDPDDNQSMIHLLMYNERFDIEGLVSSPSYGEGNKEEILRTIDLYENDLPKLKAHKQGFATPAYLRSVVKQGRHGAAPFKGYSTATEGSDWIVKCALKQSERPLWILVWGGLDDLAQALHDKPRIQKKIKVFWIGGPNKKWSANSYAYIAENFPSLWFIESNASYYGFFSDNVPDSLSNKNYYKNYIKEAGYLGKEYKNNRYKGNLKMGDTPSLLYMMDGNPNDPARESWGGSYVKFWQSPRLIFNRNASLHDTVTVFSIVEFRFKGPVVKIPPDSACLTMAVKSEIGEQKWDGFYLGDGNYVVRYSPKRTETLTYKVTSSIRGFEEQNGAFVVDNSWPGKPRKTNYKLGANWYTDRPNPELYDDIWQGGKTVLKWRSDVLLDWAKRWNWLR, encoded by the coding sequence GTGAAGCCACGTATTCTGGTGAGCACCGACATTGGCGGCACCGACCCTGATGACAATCAATCAATGATACACTTGCTCATGTACAACGAACGCTTTGACATTGAAGGGTTGGTTTCCTCGCCGTCTTATGGAGAGGGAAACAAAGAAGAAATACTGCGCACCATAGACCTTTACGAAAATGACCTGCCCAAACTGAAAGCACACAAACAGGGATTTGCAACGCCTGCCTATTTGCGTTCGGTGGTCAAACAGGGACGACACGGCGCTGCGCCGTTCAAGGGCTATTCTACGGCAACAGAAGGGTCGGACTGGATTGTTAAATGTGCGCTGAAACAAAGCGAGAGGCCGTTGTGGATTTTGGTTTGGGGCGGACTCGACGATTTGGCGCAAGCCTTGCACGACAAGCCCCGGATTCAAAAGAAAATAAAAGTCTTTTGGATCGGCGGACCCAATAAAAAGTGGAGCGCCAACAGTTACGCTTACATTGCCGAAAACTTCCCGAGCCTTTGGTTTATTGAATCCAATGCGTCCTATTACGGATTTTTTTCCGACAACGTCCCCGATAGTTTAAGCAATAAAAATTATTACAAGAACTACATTAAGGAAGCCGGCTACTTGGGGAAAGAGTATAAAAATAACCGCTACAAAGGCAACCTGAAGATGGGCGACACGCCGTCGTTGCTTTACATGATGGACGGCAATCCCAATGATCCGGCGAGAGAAAGCTGGGGCGGCAGTTACGTGAAGTTCTGGCAAAGTCCGCGATTGATTTTTAACCGCAATGCATCACTTCATGATACGGTGACTGTCTTTTCCATTGTTGAATTTCGGTTTAAAGGCCCTGTTGTGAAAATACCCCCTGATTCGGCGTGCCTTACAATGGCGGTGAAGTCTGAAATAGGCGAACAGAAGTGGGATGGTTTTTATCTTGGAGATGGTAATTATGTTGTAAGATACTCGCCAAAACGTACAGAAACCTTAACCTACAAGGTCACATCAAGTATCAGGGGATTTGAGGAACAAAACGGAGCCTTTGTAGTTGATAATAGTTGGCCGGGAAAGCCTCGCAAAACCAACTATAAATTGGGTGCAAACTGGTACACGGACAGGCCAAACCCCGAATTGTACGACGATATATGGCAAGGCGGTAAAACCGTCCTGAAATGGCGCAGCGATGTCCTGCTGGATTGGGCCAAACGCTGGAACTGGCTTCGGTGA
- a CDS encoding lipase maturation factor family protein: protein MAQRCPAGLGQTLELASVTKTGNNKKDLQKLGNYCKAGCGQTVKFSLRRKKMKAENTNGEGFEAVPAKPTYWLTRFVILRLLGFVYAVAFLVVINQIIPLIGANGLLPVGLYLKQIGNALGSDSAGFFRLPSLFWFWHSDAALLIVAWLGFLLSCIVVAGFANVPVMVVLWFLYMSFVHVGQDWYGYGWEIQLTETGFLSIFLCPMLDMRPFPKCAPPFLILILYRWLVFRIMFGAGLIKLRGDEIWRNATALYYHFETQPIPGPLSRWFHFLPHAALKIGVWFNWLAEIAAPLFVFGPRLARHIAGVIVVLFQVNLILSGNLSFLNWLTAIPALACFDDGFWSRILPKWIVRKASFAAANAKESRPMRTTAQVVVIVVLFLSVAPVVNMLSPKQIMNTSFDPLDLVNTYGAFGSVGKERLNVVFEGTTDNDSTDKAAWKPYLYKGLPVLLDKQPPQIAPYQLRLDWQMWFASMSSPEQYPWTTFLLWKLLQNDAGVLSLFAGNPFPGKPPKYVRAVLYRYWFAKPGNAQGLWWNRERISIWLPAMSADDQILIDYLKGGGWIR, encoded by the coding sequence ATGGCGCAGCGATGTCCTGCTGGATTGGGCCAAACGCTGGAACTGGCTTCGGTGACGAAGACGGGCAACAACAAAAAGGATTTGCAAAAGTTGGGCAACTATTGCAAAGCTGGTTGTGGACAAACGGTAAAATTTTCTCTTCGACGCAAAAAAATGAAAGCGGAAAATACAAACGGCGAGGGTTTTGAAGCAGTGCCCGCCAAGCCAACCTACTGGCTTACCCGTTTTGTTATTCTTCGCTTGCTGGGGTTCGTGTATGCAGTTGCTTTTCTTGTCGTCATTAATCAAATTATCCCTTTAATTGGCGCTAACGGGCTCTTGCCCGTTGGCTTGTATTTAAAGCAAATCGGCAATGCTTTGGGCTCGGACAGCGCTGGCTTTTTTCGGCTGCCTTCGCTTTTTTGGTTTTGGCATTCCGACGCAGCACTCTTAATTGTTGCCTGGTTGGGCTTTCTTCTTTCTTGTATAGTTGTTGCAGGCTTTGCCAACGTTCCGGTAATGGTCGTGCTTTGGTTCCTGTACATGTCTTTTGTTCACGTGGGACAAGACTGGTACGGCTACGGTTGGGAGATTCAACTCACCGAAACCGGCTTTCTATCTATCTTTCTTTGTCCCATGCTTGACATGCGTCCGTTCCCAAAATGCGCACCGCCATTTCTGATCCTTATTTTGTATCGTTGGCTCGTCTTTCGCATCATGTTTGGTGCGGGATTGATCAAACTCCGCGGCGACGAAATATGGCGCAACGCGACGGCGCTTTATTACCATTTCGAAACACAACCCATTCCTGGCCCGTTGAGCCGCTGGTTTCATTTTCTTCCGCATGCTGCTTTAAAAATTGGCGTGTGGTTCAATTGGCTGGCCGAGATAGCGGCACCGCTTTTTGTTTTCGGGCCACGGCTTGCCCGGCACATTGCAGGCGTCATCGTTGTTTTGTTCCAGGTAAACTTAATCCTCAGCGGCAACCTTTCTTTTTTAAATTGGCTCACCGCCATTCCCGCACTCGCTTGTTTTGATGATGGCTTTTGGTCACGGATTCTTCCAAAATGGATTGTTCGCAAAGCAAGTTTTGCCGCGGCCAATGCAAAAGAATCCCGCCCAATGCGAACGACCGCGCAAGTAGTGGTCATCGTTGTTTTGTTTTTGAGCGTAGCGCCAGTTGTCAATATGCTTTCGCCAAAACAAATCATGAACACGTCCTTCGATCCTTTGGATTTAGTAAATACCTACGGCGCTTTTGGTAGCGTGGGCAAAGAGCGTTTGAATGTGGTGTTTGAAGGAACAACAGACAACGATTCAACAGACAAAGCGGCCTGGAAGCCTTATCTCTACAAAGGTTTACCCGTATTGCTTGACAAGCAACCGCCGCAAATAGCGCCTTACCAGTTAAGGCTCGATTGGCAAATGTGGTTTGCTTCGATGTCGTCGCCGGAACAATACCCGTGGACGACCTTTCTTCTTTGGAAACTTCTTCAAAACGATGCGGGTGTGTTAAGCCTTTTTGCGGGCAATCCTTTTCCGGGCAAACCACCAAAGTATGTCCGTGCCGTGCTTTATCGTTATTGGTTTGCAAAACCCGGCAATGCACAAGGCCTTTGGTGGAACCGTGAACGCATCAGCATCTGGCTTCCGGCTATGTCGGCCGATGATCAAATCCTTATTGATTATTTAAAAGGCGGCGGATGGATAAGGTGA
- a CDS encoding phytoene desaturase family protein — translation MTKRDYDAIVVGSGPNGLAAAITLQRAGLSVLLVEAKETVGGGLRSAQLTLPGFVHDVCSAIHPLAVASPFFKTLPLVEHGLKFILPGLAAAHPFDDGDAAALYSSVEQTAQSFGDDEHTYTSLMKRLVKDWPHIAADVLSPPRIPRHPLEMAFFGLKALMPAAHLAKRFHTKKAKGLWAGMAAHSMQPLSNLATSAIGLVLMLAGHTDGWPIPKGGSSAIANALASYFQSIGGRIETNFHVRSLQQLPSARAVLFDVTPKQLLQIAGHEFSSFYQWQLKRYRYGMGVFKIDWALDDAIPFTATECRKAGTVHLGNTWEETVAAEQATANGKHPQKPFVLLAQQSLFDASRAPKGKHTAWAYCHVPNGSTVDMTEAIEKQIERFAPGFRERILAKHVMNTKQMETYNSNYIGGDINGGAFDIDQLFTRPALRLSPYKTSAKGIYLCSSSTPPGGGVHGMCGYHAAKRALKDVFQLKAEALH, via the coding sequence ATGACGAAGAGAGATTACGATGCTATAGTAGTCGGCTCGGGACCAAACGGTTTGGCTGCCGCAATAACGCTTCAACGGGCAGGCTTGTCCGTGTTGTTGGTAGAAGCGAAAGAAACCGTTGGCGGCGGCCTGCGTTCAGCCCAACTGACTTTGCCGGGTTTTGTTCACGATGTTTGTTCTGCCATTCATCCCTTAGCCGTTGCTTCGCCTTTTTTCAAGACTTTGCCACTGGTCGAACATGGATTGAAATTTATTCTTCCGGGCCTTGCCGCTGCCCATCCGTTTGATGATGGCGATGCAGCCGCTTTGTATTCCTCTGTTGAACAAACAGCACAATCGTTTGGTGATGATGAACACACTTATACCTCACTCATGAAGCGGTTGGTGAAAGACTGGCCGCACATTGCAGCAGATGTATTAAGTCCGCCGCGCATTCCCAGGCATCCCCTTGAAATGGCCTTCTTTGGTTTGAAAGCATTGATGCCGGCAGCGCATTTGGCAAAACGGTTTCACACAAAAAAAGCAAAAGGACTGTGGGCGGGAATGGCAGCACATTCAATGCAACCCTTGTCAAACCTTGCGACGTCAGCCATTGGATTGGTCTTGATGCTTGCAGGGCACACAGACGGCTGGCCCATTCCAAAGGGCGGATCAAGCGCCATTGCCAATGCACTGGCTTCCTATTTTCAATCCATCGGTGGCCGCATCGAAACGAATTTTCATGTGCGTTCGCTTCAGCAGTTGCCTTCTGCTCGTGCTGTCTTATTTGATGTAACGCCAAAGCAATTGTTGCAAATTGCCGGACATGAATTTTCAAGCTTTTATCAATGGCAGTTGAAACGTTACCGCTACGGAATGGGCGTGTTTAAAATTGATTGGGCGTTGGATGATGCCATTCCGTTTACCGCAACGGAATGCCGTAAAGCAGGCACGGTTCATTTGGGAAATACATGGGAAGAAACAGTAGCGGCTGAGCAAGCAACCGCAAACGGAAAACATCCCCAAAAGCCTTTTGTTTTGCTGGCGCAACAAAGTCTATTCGATGCGTCTCGAGCACCGAAAGGCAAGCACACTGCCTGGGCTTATTGCCACGTACCCAACGGTTCAACCGTTGACATGACGGAAGCAATAGAGAAACAGATAGAACGCTTTGCACCCGGTTTTCGCGAACGAATATTAGCAAAGCATGTGATGAATACAAAACAGATGGAGACTTACAATTCAAATTACATTGGCGGCGATATCAACGGCGGCGCCTTTGATATTGACCAATTGTTTACACGGCCCGCTTTGCGGTTATCACCCTACAAAACTTCGGCAAAAGGAATTTATCTCTGTTCTTCTTCCACACCGCCCGGTGGCGGCGTACACGGCATGTGTGGCTACCACGCCGCAAAGCGGGCATTGAAAGATGTTTTCCAGTTGAAAGCAGAAGCGTTGCATTAA
- a CDS encoding sugar porter family MFS transporter, whose translation MFIETDKPAQQILQNTPPAKTSGYVLRISLTAALAGFIFGFDTVVISGANLPIKNLWHTSPWFHGFFIMSMALWGTVIGAIFGGLPTQKWGRKKVLVWIGILFSLSAVGTALAPGPYIFSFFRFVGGLGIGVSSVAAPTYISEISTPANRGKLVALYQFNIVFGILIAFLSNYFLQGVGGANDWRWMLGALAVPSLVYSVMVVGVPESPRWLITNRNDVNTSKQILAKLGIVNVDEEVASIIKSYRHETAGDDGSVLNGTNNRNTPSLLSPKYRTIMWLAFMVAFFNQWSGINFILYYAPEILERAGLAAKDSLFNSIAIGGTNLLFTFVGLYLIDKLGRKTLLLIGSLGYIASLAAVAWCFASHASAALLMTFLLLFIAAHAIGQGAVIWVFISEIFPNKVRAMGQSFGASVHWVFAAIITLITPVFLDRDNGIFKNNPWPIFAFFAFMMALQLVWVLTKVPETKGVSLEDLERRLVKE comes from the coding sequence ATGTTCATTGAAACGGATAAACCGGCACAACAAATTTTGCAAAATACACCACCGGCAAAAACATCGGGCTATGTACTGCGCATTTCGCTTACAGCAGCCCTGGCCGGGTTTATTTTTGGCTTTGATACGGTGGTAATTTCCGGCGCCAATCTGCCCATCAAAAACCTTTGGCACACTTCGCCGTGGTTTCACGGTTTTTTTATCATGTCCATGGCTTTGTGGGGCACGGTCATCGGCGCCATCTTTGGCGGACTTCCCACGCAAAAATGGGGGCGTAAAAAAGTGCTCGTATGGATCGGCATTTTGTTCAGCCTTTCGGCGGTGGGAACGGCACTGGCGCCCGGTCCTTACATCTTTTCTTTCTTTCGCTTTGTTGGCGGATTGGGCATCGGTGTTTCTTCCGTTGCCGCACCCACTTATATTTCCGAAATTTCCACACCGGCCAACCGCGGAAAGCTTGTGGCCTTATACCAGTTCAACATTGTGTTTGGAATTTTAATCGCCTTTCTTTCCAATTATTTTTTGCAGGGCGTTGGCGGCGCCAACGACTGGCGCTGGATGCTTGGCGCATTGGCTGTGCCTTCGCTCGTTTACTCGGTGATGGTGGTTGGCGTTCCCGAAAGTCCGCGCTGGCTCATCACCAACCGCAACGACGTAAACACGTCGAAACAAATTTTAGCGAAGCTCGGTATCGTCAACGTTGACGAAGAGGTAGCGTCCATCATTAAAAGCTATCGGCACGAAACAGCCGGGGACGACGGTTCTGTTTTGAACGGAACAAACAACAGAAACACGCCTTCGCTTCTGAGCCCAAAATACCGCACCATTATGTGGCTGGCTTTTATGGTTGCCTTCTTCAACCAATGGTCGGGCATCAACTTTATTCTTTATTACGCACCGGAAATTTTAGAACGTGCGGGCCTTGCGGCAAAAGACTCGTTGTTCAATTCCATTGCCATCGGCGGAACAAATCTCCTTTTCACGTTTGTGGGTTTGTACCTCATTGATAAACTCGGGCGAAAAACCTTGCTGCTCATTGGTTCGCTTGGCTACATTGCCAGTCTTGCAGCCGTGGCCTGGTGCTTTGCTTCGCACGCAAGCGCCGCGTTGTTGATGACGTTTTTGCTGTTGTTCATTGCCGCACACGCCATTGGTCAAGGCGCGGTAATTTGGGTTTTTATCTCCGAAATTTTTCCGAACAAAGTGCGGGCAATGGGACAATCTTTTGGCGCCAGCGTGCATTGGGTTTTTGCAGCCATCATCACCTTGATTACGCCGGTGTTTTTGGACAGAGACAACGGCATTTTCAAAAACAATCCCTGGCCCATCTTCGCCTTCTTTGCCTTTATGATGGCCTTGCAATTGGTTTGGGTGCTGACAAAAGTGCCCGAGACAAAAGGTGTGTCGTTGGAAGATTTGGAAAGGCGGCTGGTAAAGGAATGA
- a CDS encoding glycoside hydrolase family 32 protein — protein sequence MKDCLSFTLMILLLACGDARKGAERSAVEREQYRPLIHFTPQKAWMNDPNGMVYLNGTYHLFYQYYPDSTVWGPMHWGHATSKDLLHWEHQPVALYPDSLGYIFSGSAVVDAANTSGFGKDGKAPLVAVFTQHDPKGEKQGKTDFQNQSIAFSFDAGKTWTKYAGNPVLKNPGIKDFRDPKVSWNDDVKKWIMTLATKDRITFYSSPDLKSWTKESEFGANVGAHGGVWECPDLFPLNYEGKKHWVLLVNLNPGGPNGGSATQYFVGSFDGHAFKPYQTDTRWADYGPDEYAGVTWSNTGDRKIFLGWMSNWQYAQVVPTKTWRSAMTIPRDIRLEKVGDKYFLASKPVDELSAIAEKPLVFQNVDANDKRIANMKLSGAARLDLNAAKAESFSITLLNDKGQKVVIGYDKVSNQYYIDRTASGKVSFEKSFAAKHLARRLSTKDELNLTLVIDVASVELFADNGLTVMTEIFFPDEDYSHVNLQSTGSFALTSLSYAKLKAGR from the coding sequence ATGAAAGATTGTTTGTCTTTTACGTTGATGATTTTGCTTCTTGCTTGCGGTGATGCAAGGAAGGGTGCAGAGCGTTCCGCCGTTGAGCGTGAACAGTACCGTCCGTTGATTCATTTCACACCGCAAAAAGCCTGGATGAACGACCCGAACGGCATGGTTTATCTGAACGGAACTTATCATTTGTTTTACCAGTATTATCCCGACAGCACCGTGTGGGGCCCGATGCACTGGGGCCACGCAACAAGCAAAGATTTGCTTCATTGGGAGCATCAGCCCGTTGCCTTGTATCCCGACAGCCTTGGTTATATTTTTTCCGGCAGTGCCGTGGTGGATGCGGCCAACACATCGGGTTTTGGAAAAGACGGCAAAGCGCCGCTTGTAGCCGTCTTCACGCAGCACGATCCAAAAGGAGAGAAGCAAGGAAAAACGGATTTTCAAAATCAAAGCATTGCTTTCAGTTTTGACGCCGGCAAAACATGGACGAAATATGCCGGTAACCCCGTTCTAAAAAATCCCGGTATCAAAGATTTTCGCGACCCCAAAGTGAGTTGGAACGATGATGTAAAGAAGTGGATCATGACGCTTGCCACAAAAGACCGCATCACGTTTTATTCATCACCTGATTTAAAAAGCTGGACGAAGGAAAGCGAGTTTGGTGCTAACGTTGGTGCGCACGGCGGCGTGTGGGAATGCCCCGATCTTTTTCCTTTGAATTATGAAGGAAAAAAGCATTGGGTACTGCTGGTGAACCTTAATCCCGGCGGACCAAACGGCGGTTCGGCCACGCAATATTTTGTCGGAAGCTTTGACGGCCATGCGTTCAAGCCTTATCAGACCGATACAAGGTGGGCAGACTACGGCCCGGATGAATACGCCGGCGTTACCTGGTCGAACACCGGTGATCGCAAGATCTTTTTGGGGTGGATGAGCAACTGGCAATATGCGCAGGTAGTGCCAACAAAAACCTGGCGCAGCGCCATGACGATACCCCGTGATATTCGCCTTGAAAAAGTTGGCGACAAATATTTCCTTGCCTCAAAGCCGGTTGATGAATTGTCCGCAATTGCGGAGAAGCCGCTGGTGTTTCAAAACGTTGATGCAAACGACAAGCGCATTGCGAACATGAAACTGAGCGGCGCGGCGCGACTGGACCTGAACGCAGCAAAAGCGGAAAGCTTTTCCATCACACTTTTAAACGACAAAGGACAGAAAGTGGTGATTGGCTACGACAAGGTATCGAATCAATATTACATTGACCGCACAGCCTCGGGCAAGGTTTCGTTTGAAAAAAGTTTTGCGGCAAAACATCTTGCGCGGCGGTTGTCAACGAAAGATGAATTAAACCTCACGCTGGTCATTGACGTTGCGTCGGTAGAACTGTTTGCCGATAACGGCCTTACCGTGATGACGGAAATCTTTTTTCCCGATGAAGATTATTCGCACGTCAACCTGCAATCAACCGGCAGTTTTGCGTTGACTTCTTTGTCGTATGCGAAACTAAAAGCAGGACGATGA
- a CDS encoding sugar MFS transporter: MNKTPTNRYAIVIIGILFFVFGFVTWLNGTLIPFLKIACQLDNDVQAFFVTFAFYMAYFFLAIPSSFLLKKTGFKNGMAWGLCVMAIGSLVFVPAANARSFSLFLTGLFIQGAGLALLQTASNPYISIVGPIESAAKRISIMGICNKVAGILSPLILGTLVLKNSNQLTEKLSTVSDAATKNALLNEMAGRVILPYLVMAAVLLLLALMIRKSSLPEIDMEGEDESKAALNTQKQSVFQYPHLLLGVLCLFLYVGVEVMAGDAIGTYGKELGMPLTQTRYFTSFTLLAMLLGYIIGIFTIPKYVSQQKALSISAVSGIVFATGAFLSQGYLAITFIALLGLSNALMWPAIFPLAINGLGRFTKIGSALLVMGIAGGALMPLLYTSLKDKAHISNHTSFFVCVLPSYVYILYYALRGHKAGIKSPQKQKLQLEAV; this comes from the coding sequence ATGAACAAGACTCCCACCAACCGTTACGCCATCGTTATCATCGGTATTTTGTTTTTTGTCTTTGGCTTCGTTACCTGGCTGAACGGAACGCTGATTCCGTTTTTGAAAATCGCCTGTCAATTGGATAATGACGTGCAAGCTTTTTTTGTAACGTTTGCTTTTTACATGGCTTATTTTTTCCTGGCCATTCCTTCTTCGTTTCTGCTGAAGAAAACCGGTTTTAAAAACGGCATGGCCTGGGGACTTTGCGTGATGGCAATCGGTTCGCTGGTCTTTGTTCCGGCGGCCAACGCAAGAAGCTTTTCTTTGTTTTTAACGGGATTGTTTATTCAAGGCGCAGGCCTTGCGCTGTTGCAAACCGCCAGCAATCCGTACATCAGCATCGTAGGCCCCATTGAAAGTGCGGCCAAGCGAATCAGCATCATGGGCATCTGCAACAAAGTGGCCGGCATTTTAAGCCCGCTGATTTTGGGAACACTTGTCTTGAAGAACAGCAACCAACTCACGGAGAAACTTTCGACCGTTAGCGATGCCGCAACAAAAAACGCATTGCTCAATGAAATGGCTGGCCGCGTCATCCTTCCTTACCTCGTAATGGCCGCTGTGCTTTTGTTGCTGGCATTGATGATTCGGAAATCGTCGCTGCCCGAAATTGACATGGAAGGAGAAGACGAAAGCAAGGCTGCGTTAAACACACAAAAGCAAAGTGTGTTTCAGTATCCACACTTGCTGCTCGGCGTGCTTTGCCTTTTTTTGTACGTTGGCGTAGAAGTAATGGCCGGTGATGCCATTGGCACGTACGGCAAAGAATTGGGCATGCCGTTAACGCAAACGCGTTACTTTACTTCCTTCACCTTGCTTGCTATGTTGTTGGGTTACATCATCGGCATTTTCACCATTCCAAAATACGTTTCGCAACAAAAGGCATTGTCAATTTCGGCCGTTTCGGGAATTGTCTTTGCCACCGGCGCATTCTTAAGCCAGGGCTATCTTGCCATTACGTTCATTGCTTTGTTGGGATTGTCCAATGCACTGATGTGGCCCGCTATTTTTCCGCTTGCCATTAATGGCCTGGGGCGTTTTACCAAGATCGGTTCGGCCTTGCTGGTGATGGGCATTGCCGGCGGTGCGTTGATGCCTTTACTTTACACAAGTCTAAAAGACAAGGCGCACATTTCCAACCATACGTCCTTTTTTGTTTGCGTGCTGCCCTCCTACGTTTACATTCTTTACTATGCGCTGCGCGGACACAAAGCGGGAATAAAATCACCGCAAAAGCAGAAACTTCAATTGGAAGCCGTTTAG